From the Winogradskyella forsetii genome, the window TAATGGTATGCTACTGAATCTGTTCTTTCGGGTTCATAACTTACAGAAGCAAGAAGTTTATTTTTATTATAAAACAATGAATCCTGATATGTCCCAAATTCATCAATTTCAATATTGGCAATTAGTCTATGTTTTTTGTCGTAAAAGAACTTTGTGGTATCTGTTGTTTTATCTTTTCCCCATTTCCAAATTTCAACAGTTTGTTGATTTCGTTTATTATACTTACAGATAACTGTATCACTTTCCGCTTTTCTGTAACTAAAAATTATAATTTCTGTTAACTTATCTGGGTATTTAGTTTCTATTCGAGCAATTGTATCTCCATTTCGGTCTAACTCATAACCGAATTTTTCATATCCTTTTTTGTCATAAATTGCAATATATGATACATATGGTTTTCCATCTGTTGAATCAACTAATGTTGTTATTTTTGCAAAATAACTCTGAAATTTTGGTTTTTCACGCGTCATGTCAGTATCAAAATATTCTTGCGAAAATGATAGAGAACTAACAAGAGTTAATATGATGAATAAAGTTTGTTTCATTATGTTGCACAACTTTTCACTGATATGAGTCTGTTTTAATGACTTATTTCAGACGTTAAACGAAGTTAGTTTTTTTAAAATGAAAATCAAGCAGTTAGTCTGCTATTTGCTAATATTTTTTTACAATTGTTAACAAGCTAACATCACTTTTTTCACTACAACTCATAAGCATTATTATTAACGAAAAAGATCGCATTTACTAAAAACAACTTCCCATTTTCCCAAAAGCTTCTAAAAAGTGGATTATCTACCAAATAAATAAAACTACCGTTGCCCATGCGTTCTTCACCAAAAATCAACGTATCGTCAAGTTTTTGTAAAGCATTTTTACCTGCAAAACCTGAATATACCTTGGTGTCGTTTAAGTACGCTACATTATAACCACTATCTAATAATCTGTAGGCCGAGCTTCCTAATTTGAGTGTAAAATAATTATCGTCATAACCAAATGCCATAGGATGTGTGTGATCTACTTTGGCATTGAAAATCGCTCCTGTAATAAAGTCGTTGCTGGATTCACGCTCACGATTTGCATAAGCTGTTAGATTTTTGTTTTTTTCAACATTGTCAACATCCTCAGATGGTTTTAAGTTTAAATTAAAACCCTCTTTACCAGCAAAACTTCTTAAGGCGCCATCAATTGCAATCACTTTTCCACCAGCACTTACCCACGTTTTTAATTTAGTCATATTGTCATCATTGAGTACGTCTCCGTAATAGCCGTTGGGTAAAATCAATACGTTGTATTTGTCTAAATTGGTTTTGCCAAAATCGTCAGTATTAATTGAAGTCAGTGGATAATATAATTGCTGCTCAAAAAAATGCCAAATCTCTCCATAACTTAAAGAGGATGTGCCGTTTCCAGAAAGAATAGCAATCTTTTGTTTGTTCACTAATTTAATATCTGGCGAACCAATATCTGGTGTAATTTGCGAAAAGCCAGTATAAATTTCTGTCAATGGTTGCGAATGGTCTTGAGCAATGGCGTTTAATTTCGACAGCATTTTTTCAATGTGTTTATTGTCGCCTTTTGTGATGATTAAAGAACCGCGTTCAAATTTCTGAACTTTTGAAGTAAATGGTTTTTCGGTAAACCTAACTTTGAAATCTTGCTTTAATAATTCAGCTAAAAATTTAGCATCTCCCATGGAATTCCATTTGCTCACATAACCGTAAGCATCGTTCAATTTTTGAAGTGATTTGCGTTCGGCCAATTTATTGCTGCTCACTTTTGAAGTGCTTGCAATAGCATCCAATCCGTAAGCATAAGGTAAGGACCATGCCGTAATATCATAGGTCAAAGAGTCTGAAAGCATGGTGTTGGGTTCAAACAAAACTTTTACCATTTTACCTTTAGGTTGGTCGCTGTGCACAACCATCGCGCTTCCATCCACAGAAAGGCTACCTTGTTGACCGGTCGCATAATCAAAACCTGAAACTTTAGTGCTTGTTGGATTTTCGAAGCTAATATCGTGCTTGTTTAAAAGTACTTTTAGGCTATTCAATTTATCTTCATTGCCACTAACCACGTAGCTTTTATAGTTTAAGTTGGAATTATTAAAGAACTTCCGAAATTCAGAATTCAATTTTTTCGCATTTTTTGAAGCCATTTCCACTGTGGAAATTCCTGTGGTGGTGTGATGTGTCAAACGTTCCACTAAAGTTAAAACGTGTCCCTCATCATTCAGAATTCCTAATCCAGCCATGCCGTGACCGCCTTGTTCGTAGGTCATTCCCATGGCTCCCATAAATGTGGGATAGGTATCGCCATAACTGGGATATAACAAATCGAAACGTTCCCTCGTAAAAAACAGCCAACCTTCCGCATCAAAATATTTAGCGTGGTTTTGTCCTATTTGTGTTTGAAAATCGCGTTGCCAATCCGTAATAATTTCATGAAACGGTTCTGCTGCAGGAGCAAAATAATACGGTTCGTTGATGCCTTGCTCATGAAAATCGACATGCACATGTGGCATCCATTTATTGTAAACTGCCAAGCGTTGTTGTGTTTCCACTTGCGTTGCCCAAACCCAATCCCTATTCAAATCGAAAAGGTAATGATTTGGCCGGCCACCTGGCCAAGGCTCGTTGTGCTCACTGGCTTGTCGATCAATATCGTAAGCAGTACTCTTCGTTTCATTATACCAATTGACATAGCGGTCACGACCATCTGGATTGACACTTGGGTCTATAATAACAACCGTATTTTTCAATAAGTCTTGCTGCTCAGTTAACAACTTGTATAGTGTTAACATGGACGCTTCTGTGCTCGAAGCTTCGTTACCATGCACATTGTAACTTAACCAAACAATGGCGATGTCAGTTGAGCTTGGCTCTCCATCCAACAAACCAGTACTTCGACTACGCTCAGCATAAACGTTTTTCAGATTGTTTTCTCGGATTGTTTCAAGATTTTCAATATTAGCTTCACTTGAAACATAAGCCAAA encodes:
- a CDS encoding M14 family metallopeptidase; this encodes MQKLVLVLLVLFGSFSLTSAQNIKSPSDFLGYEIGTQFSRHHQVIDYFKSVANAVPNQVKLETYGKTNERRGLYLAYVSSEANIENLETIRENNLKNVYAERSRSTGLLDGEPSSTDIAIVWLSYNVHGNEASSTEASMLTLYKLLTEQQDLLKNTVVIIDPSVNPDGRDRYVNWYNETKSTAYDIDRQASEHNEPWPGGRPNHYLFDLNRDWVWATQVETQQRLAVYNKWMPHVHVDFHEQGINEPYYFAPAAEPFHEIITDWQRDFQTQIGQNHAKYFDAEGWLFFTRERFDLLYPSYGDTYPTFMGAMGMTYEQGGHGMAGLGILNDEGHVLTLVERLTHHTTTGISTVEMASKNAKKLNSEFRKFFNNSNLNYKSYVVSGNEDKLNSLKVLLNKHDISFENPTSTKVSGFDYATGQQGSLSVDGSAMVVHSDQPKGKMVKVLFEPNTMLSDSLTYDITAWSLPYAYGLDAIASTSKVSSNKLAERKSLQKLNDAYGYVSKWNSMGDAKFLAELLKQDFKVRFTEKPFTSKVQKFERGSLIITKGDNKHIEKMLSKLNAIAQDHSQPLTEIYTGFSQITPDIGSPDIKLVNKQKIAILSGNGTSSLSYGEIWHFFEQQLYYPLTSINTDDFGKTNLDKYNVLILPNGYYGDVLNDDNMTKLKTWVSAGGKVIAIDGALRSFAGKEGFNLNLKPSEDVDNVEKNKNLTAYANRERESSNDFITGAIFNAKVDHTHPMAFGYDDNYFTLKLGSSAYRLLDSGYNVAYLNDTKVYSGFAGKNALQKLDDTLIFGEERMGNGSFIYLVDNPLFRSFWENGKLFLVNAIFFVNNNAYEL